GGGAGGTATCGCTCAAAATTTCCCCCTTCCAAAAAGGTCGTAAAGGAGCGGGTCGGTGCCGTGATACCTGAACTTGCGCGAACCGACCGCCTCCTCGTGAGTCGTAAAGCCGAGTCCGGCCGCCAGCCCTTCCAATCCTCTCTGCCACGAACCCATCATCCTTACTATCATCTCCGAGCCCTCTTCCGGGTCTATCCTGTTTCCGTATCTCCTGGATGTGATCCCCCATGAACACTGTCCCGTATGGCACCTGAGGCACATGGTACAGCCAAGAGGAAAGAGGTGGCGCGATCCGGTCCCCACAAAATCAAATCCCACCATCAGCCCGAGCATCGCCGCCTTCGGAGATGTGAAGTTGCCTTCTCCGATGAGGGATATCTTTTCCCTCAGACCCTCGCGCCTGAGCGCGTCGTGGGCGACCTTTCCGAAATAGAGGATATCTAGCCCCTTGTTCTGCAGATCAGTTGTTCCAGCCGCGCCTGTGGTACCTCCCCCGCCGCGGATAGTAATGTAATCAAATCCCGCCTGCGCAAGCGCGAGAATAATATGCTCCGCATTCCAAGCGGTGCCGTAAATATCCGCCCCTACAAGCTTGTCCTCGCCAAGAACCGCGCGAAGCGATTCGACCCTCATTTTCAGCTCCTCAATGGAATACTGAAGATGCTGGGGGTTCGGCGAGTTCACGTCGCGATACGGTTCAATGCACCTTAGGAGCGCTATCTCGTAATCGTTTTTCGGCGCGGGGAGTTTTCCCCCTTTCCCCTTCTTTGCGTCCTGCCCATACTTCATGCTAATCCCCGCGAACTCCTTAAGATCAACCCACGGCCCGAAGCCTCCGGTTCCAAACTGGAGGATGGAGTGCTTGAACCCGGGGGCAAAATCCGGATGCAGATACCCTTCCCCGGTGAAGAACGGCCTCTTCAGTTTTATGGAAGCGATAAGCCTTGCGAGCATCGCCTCGTGTGAATTCGAGCCGTAGCTCATATGCGAATCGAGCACCGGTATCCCCACCTTCAGCCTCCGCTTTGGATGCTTGCCGAGATAGCAGTTTGTGAGCCGTCCGGCGAATTCATTTATGTTGTCGCGTGGAGGATTGAGAATTATGGAAGCGTCAATCAGGAAATTCTCCCATTCCAGAGGTCGCTGAAAATCCGACATTGAGCCGACCATGCTCTTGCCGTACGCTCTCCGCACGTTCTGGAGTATTTCGCGCGAACCGATGCTACCCGTGCCGATAACGGAATGGTTCGGATTCCTGTCGACGATGATCGCGTTGGTCGGGCACATCGCCACGCACCTCTTGCAGTTGCAGCAGTCGATATCCATTATGTGAAGCTCTTTTTGAAGATGCCCGTCTATCACGGCGCTCGCACCGGTAAGCCTCCTGCCGCCGGAATCGACCGGGTATTCCCTCATCTCGAACACACACTCTTTCCTGTTCATATCGGTGAGCTTGTGCGTGCAACTGGTTACGCAAATGCCGCACCATACGCACCTGTCGGGATCCACAGTCACGCGGTAGGGACCGCCTACCTCCCCTACCCCGCACTCATAAGGCGGGTCGTAAACAATCTTGTTGTTATAAAGTTTCACCGAAAACTCCGTTTAGCACGCCACTCTCGTTCAGTTCGAAAACTGTTATCTTGCCAGGCTCGCAATTGACCGACTTGTACTTCTTCCCTGTCAGGAATGCCGTTTGATAAATGCACTTCTCCTCGGACGACCATATGACGGTTTTTCCATCCTTGCTTCTCCCCATCCAGAGCTGGCGCAATCCGTCCCGGTCGCGTCCGCTTATCACCCGCGCCACGCCATCCTTCCTGATGATGGAAACGAAGGACGAAGGGCCGGACATCTTGAAACGCCCCAGCTCCGGATTGTTCCTGAAGATATCCTCGTATTCCCCGCGCTCCTTTTCGGAGAGTTTCTCCTCTTCCTGCGGATACATTCGGCACATTGCCCATTCGATCTGCTGGTAGCTCATGTTGCGCCCGCGAAGGAGATTGTCCACTTCAAGGAGTATCGCCTCCGAATCGGTGCCGACCATCTGTGTTACCCCCGCGGCCTCGATTCCCTGCCTGTTCGAGGGGGCGCTTGAAAGGTCGCCGTTATGGATTATGTGCGAATTTATAAAACTTATCGGATGGATTCCGTACCATACTCCCGTCTCCACAATGGAAGTGGGCCATCGCATGTGCGTCATCATTGCGGTTATTGGGCGCGAAGCGAACTTGGAGAGCGAGTACGCCTCAATGGTTGTTTTCAGGTCGTAGGCGGTGACAAACGTCCCTACGTTCTTGCCTGAACTGAATATCCGCGCCTTCCCTACATAAGTGGTATTGAACTTTTCGACTACCCGCCGCACATACGTATCGGGATCAACGGTCAGATACCGCCTCAGCATTTGATCCTTCGTCGGAAGATCCACGAAATACCTTCTCAGTTCCGGGAGACTGAACTTCCTGTACATGGACGCTTCGACCATCGCTTCCATTTCACCTATATGATGAAGGCCGAGTTTATGCTCGGTGAAGAGACTCTCAAGCTCCCTTGCGATGTCGCGATTGAAATACATTACATGAAGCGCGTAGAGTTCCTTGTACTCCGGGTATATCCCCTTGATGAATACGCCGGCGCCGCTGGTCCCCCTACCTTGCAGTTCCGAAGCGGCCCTGAGCGAAGCCATGAGGTCGACCTCTCCAGCCGCCGCGTAAAGACCGCAACTCCCCGGCGCAAGATTCTGCGGATGAAAATCGAGCGGTCTTATCTCTCTGACGCTCATGTCTCCTGCTCCATCGTAAAACCTCCGGTCGGTTTCGGAATGATATCCTTCGGGAGTTCATTCGGCGTTACCACCTGCCTCGGACAAAACTCCCAGCACCTGGCGCAGCCGTTGCAATCCTCGGTATGCTCAAAGAAAACTTCACCAGGTTTCC
This Nitrospinota bacterium DNA region includes the following protein-coding sequences:
- a CDS encoding glutamate synthase-related protein, with the protein product MKLYNNKIVYDPPYECGVGEVGGPYRVTVDPDRCVWCGICVTSCTHKLTDMNRKECVFEMREYPVDSGGRRLTGASAVIDGHLQKELHIMDIDCCNCKRCVAMCPTNAIIVDRNPNHSVIGTGSIGSREILQNVRRAYGKSMVGSMSDFQRPLEWENFLIDASIILNPPRDNINEFAGRLTNCYLGKHPKRRLKVGIPVLDSHMSYGSNSHEAMLARLIASIKLKRPFFTGEGYLHPDFAPGFKHSILQFGTGGFGPWVDLKEFAGISMKYGQDAKKGKGGKLPAPKNDYEIALLRCIEPYRDVNSPNPQHLQYSIEELKMRVESLRAVLGEDKLVGADIYGTAWNAEHIILALAQAGFDYITIRGGGGTTGAAGTTDLQNKGLDILYFGKVAHDALRREGLREKISLIGEGNFTSPKAAMLGLMVGFDFVGTGSRHLFPLGCTMCLRCHTGQCSWGITSRRYGNRIDPEEGSEMIVRMMGSWQRGLEGLAAGLGFTTHEEAVGSRKFRYHGTDPLLYDLFGRGKF